One region of Candidatus Woesearchaeota archaeon genomic DNA includes:
- a CDS encoding YbhB/YbcL family Raf kinase inhibitor-like protein, translating into MKKLLFAFVLSLFLLSCSSQTAQRAELAEKTIGGGNMKLTSNAFGHEGDIPVEYTCQGQDINPELKWDNVPQQTKSFALIFDDPDAPGKTWKHWLIKNIPAGRRSIEDGSTAGEEIENDFGRKEYGGPCPPSGTHRYFFRLYALDTESLDAGTAEELYSAVEKHKIGEAMLMGKYKKS; encoded by the coding sequence ATGAAAAAGCTGTTATTTGCCTTTGTTTTGTCCCTGTTTTTATTGTCATGCAGCAGCCAGACTGCCCAGCGGGCTGAGCTTGCTGAGAAAACCATTGGAGGTGGGAACATGAAGCTTACATCGAATGCTTTTGGGCATGAAGGAGATATCCCTGTAGAATACACCTGTCAGGGGCAGGACATAAATCCTGAACTGAAGTGGGACAATGTTCCGCAGCAAACAAAGAGCTTTGCCCTGATTTTTGACGATCCTGATGCGCCTGGAAAAACATGGAAACACTGGCTGATAAAGAACATACCTGCCGGCAGGCGCTCTATAGAAGATGGCAGCACAGCAGGCGAGGAGATAGAAAATGATTTCGGAAGAAAGGAATATGGCGGCCCCTGCCCCCCTTCAGGCACGCACAGGTATTTCTTCAGGCTGTATGCTCTTGACACCGAAAGCCTTGATGCCGGAACCGCAGAAGAGCTTTATTCGGCAGTAGAGAAGCATAAGATAGGGGAAGCTATGCTGATGGGCAAATACAAAAAAAGCTAG